In Bombus huntii isolate Logan2020A chromosome 9, iyBomHunt1.1, whole genome shotgun sequence, a single window of DNA contains:
- the LOC126869681 gene encoding UDP-glucosyltransferase 2-like, producing the protein MLSMLLALLLFRQFSPAIGFNILGICPSASYSHQQPFQALMKALAARGHNVTVISTIPSKQAIKNYEDVDLSFSYRKSDCTGLRHMGAFTLLRKNMREANELCEEQLFSPAIEHLISRNKSFDAVVIEQLWYQCYYALVKHYNSPVLIGFLSVGNLPYVMDSVGNPDDPLLNPDMAYPFTNKMSLNERIWNIVYTTWTRMYYKYWHLPRAQEIVNKWMPDVSIEDIDRNFSLVILGNNHVFGYPKPLLPNVIEVHSLQITEKRETLPKDIEEFLDKAEHGAIYFSLGSNLQTHQLPVGPLTALCNALSSLRQRVLWKHSGDMAIHPANIKFVKWAPQQAILAHPKLMVYVMQGGLQSLQEAVYYSVPVVAIPFFGDQLFNARKILDAGIGLTLNIDTITEESVVRTLTEVIENKTYYNNIKEMSEIAKDELIKPMDRAIWNVEHVIKFSKSKHLRYYGHDISLIDYYGTIAILILPLFLIICYACFVISNLKDKRKRSSFDYMKDRIKFFARSKVE; encoded by the exons ATGTTGTCTATGTTGTTGGCGCTTTTACTCTTTCGTCAATTCTCGCCCGCCATTGGATTCAACATCCTCGGAATTTGTCCCAGCGCGAGCTACAGTCACCAGCAACCCTTTCAAGCATTGATGAAAGCTTTGGCGGCTCGTGGACACAACGTTACCGTGATATCAACCATTCCGTCAAAG CAGGCGATCAAGAACTACGAAGACGTCGATCTGTCGTTTTCCTATCGGAAGAGTGACTGCACCGGGCTAAG GCACATGGGAGCGTTCACCCTTCTGCGGAAGAACATGCGAGAGGCGAACGAGCTTTGCGAGGAGCAACTGTTCAGCCCAGCCATCGAGCACCTAATTTC gAGGAATAAGAGCTTCGACGCGGTTGTTATAGAACAGTTGTGGTACCAATGCTACTACGCCCTCGTCAAGCATTACAATTCACCGGTTCTAATCGGATTCCTTAGCGTTGGAAACCTACCATACGTTATGGACTCCGTTG GAAATCCCGACGACCCGCTGTTGAACCCCGACATGGCATATCCATTCACGAATAAAATGAGCCTGAACGAGCGTATCTGGAACATCGTCTATACAACGTGGACCAGAATGTACTATAAATACTGGCATTTACCAAGGGCTCAGGAGATCGTTAACAAGTGGATGCCTGACGTTTCGATCGAGGACATCGACAGAAACTTCAGTCTAGTGATATTGGGAAACAATCACGTATTCGGATATCCGAAACCGCTGCTGCCAAATGTAATCGAGGTTCACAGTCTCCAGATCACGGAGAAAAGGGAAACCTTGCCCAAG GACATCGAAGAATTCCTAGACAAGGCGGAGCACGGGGCGATCTATTTCTCCCTAGGCTCGAATCTGCAAACTCATCAGTTGCCAGTCGGCCCTTTGACCGCATTGTGTAACGCGCTCAGCTCGCTCAGGCAAAGAGTTCTATGGAAACACTCCGGAGACATGGCCATTCATCCAGCCAACATCAAATTTGTGAAGTGGGCACCCCAGCAAGCGATTCTCG CACATCCGAAACTGATGGTCTACGTGATGCAAGGTGGATTGCAGTCGTTGCAAGAGGCGGTGTACTATTCCGTGCCGGTAGTTGCCATTCCCTTTTTCGGGGATCAACTTTTCAACGCGCGTAAAATTCTGGATGCTGGTATCGGGCTTACGTTGAACATTGATACCATCACCGAAGAGTCCGTCGTCCGGACTTTGACCGAAGTTATAGAGAATAAAAC ATACTACAACAATATCAAAGAGATGTCGGAGATTGCAAAAGATGAATTGATAAAGCCAATGGACCGAGCTATATGGAATGTGGAGCACGTGATCAAATTTTCCAAATCGAAACATTTGCGTTACTACGGCCATGATATATCGTTGATAGATTACTATGGAACTATAGCGATCCTTATCCTGCCcttatttttgataatatgCTACGCTTGTTTCGTGATTAGTAATTTGAAAGACAAGAGAAAACGTTCTTCATTCGATTATATGAAAGatcgaattaaattctttgCAAGATCAAAAGTGGAATAG